The window TATTGGTATTCTGCTTCCTCCTTTATTACATGCTGTATATTTTTTTGTTCTTCAACTTTAATTGCGATTTCGTTATTTTCAAAACATTGACTTTTAATATCGCTATCGGAAACAAGCTCTAATTTATTAGATGAACTAAAATTTCTATTTAGGTAAGCATATTGCTTACAGGTACTACTGCAATATTTCTTAGTACTTCGTTTTCCTTCTATAGGTTTATGGCAATGTAAACAGTTCATTTTCTTTCATATTAATTAAGTGAAATTTCATCTGGATTTTCTTCTCCATAACGTTGCTCGTTCCATTCGCTTACTGACTCATAAATATTATGCATGGCTGATTTTTGGATTTTGTTCTCTTTAGAATAAGTTAATTCCAAAACAACTTCACCCATTACCTCGTTTGTACCGATAATCTTGTTATTTAAATTCCCGATTCGTATCATTTTGCATACGTCTAAAAATATTTCAATCGGAATTTTTACGCTTTGTTTTTCTATTGGTGCCTTCATTTCACTTGTCTTTTTAAATTTTAACCCTCAAGTTTAAAATGCTTTTTTTTATTTACGCTCTTATAAACTTTTGTCTTCTTGTCCTCTTCCATTGGTATCGTATTTTCATCTTCTGTATCATCTTCCTCATCACTAATTCCAATGGGTAATGAACGCATGGCTTTAGAAGCAATGAGTTTATTTGTAAGTTCCATTTGCCGGATGAGTTTAGAAAATTGTTGATCTCGTTCACTCATCTGTCGTTTATGTTCTTCTTTTAAAGCATCCATATCCTTATTTGCTTTAAATGTTCCAATAAAAAATCCGGCTGCTAATCCTGCTACTCCAGTTGTAACTGGATTTTTAATAAAGTCTTGGATTAATTCTATCCAATCCTTTGTTTCATCCTTTTTTTGCTCGTTTTGTTGTTTGTTTTCTCCGTTATTGCTCATGTTGCCCTCCTTTTTTAGCCATTATTACGGTCAATTACCGTCTACTTTCTCTCTTTGTTTTTGCTTTTACCGTCAATTAGCGTCTAGTTTATCGTCAATAGTTTATCAATTCCTTATCGTCATTGACGGGAACAAAGTAACGATATGGGTTTGGGATTTGGCTCCTAGTTGGAGCGAAGTGGGAGATGATTTAATGTAGGAAAGACGGGGCGGAAGGGCAGGATAATGTTTTTGAGATTAACTGCCAATTTTGAGTAAAGAATTGACCAAAATAATTTTTAAAATCCGAATAAATAATTTCATTTAAAAGAGTCTAGGGAATTAAGGTCAGGTAATTAAAAATATTTGGTTCAAATGTTCTTATTAAATAATTTAATTTATTTGAAGGCAATGAGATACTTATACGATCAGGCAAAAGAAAATGGTGTTTTTCTTCTAAAGCACTAGAATAAATGGAAATCCCTTGTTTATTGTATTCAATTAATGATTCATCTCTTCTGTAATCTGTATCGGGATAATTATAATCATCAGGAAGATTTGGGGTACATTGATAAAATATATTTTTTGTTGCCCCATTAAAATTCATTCTAGAAATATCGTTAAATTCATCTTTGCTAAATAGCAGATAAACTTTTTGATTTACCTCTCCATGTCTTTCTACTTCTGAACGAATAACGTGATCAAGCTCATCACCTTCATTATAATTATATTCGTCATAAAGCAATCGAAAATAAGGAAAGCGATTCCAAACACGTAGTTTTTCTGTTTTTATAATTGTAGAAAATTCATAAATCCTCAATACAATTGGAAAAGGTTGTTTTATCATCTTGTAATCATTTATTTTTTAGAAAGTAATTTTTTTACTTCGCCATCGGTTTGCTTAAGTTTAGATTGACAAATTTCAATCAGCTCCTTTGCTCTCTCAAGTTTAGCATACAGATTGTCTATTGATACTTTTCCATCTTCAATATCTGAAACAATTTTTTGAAGTTCCTCTGAAGCCTTTTTATAAGTTAATGTTGCCATTTCTTTTTTCAATTTTAGTTATGTTACTTTCAATAATGCTTGAACTAGTTATTGTTTTTATTTTGTTCCCGGATTTTAATTGTTTAGTGTCATTCAAAATGTTTCCTTCAAACGTGATTATCGCATATCCTCGAGCCAAAGTATTTTCCGGACTAAAATTCTTAACATCTCGAATCAATTGGTTTAAGGTATCCTTTTCGTTTTGGATTAGAAGTTTAAATCCATGCTTAAGTTGCCCATCTAATTCGACTAATTCATGTCTTTCAGAATCAATAACTTCCTTGCTTGCATTTGCAATTTGATGTCCTAATTCTACAATAGAATTTTCAAAATCTTTGTTGTGCTCAATAATGCTTTTCGCTGCCATAGCGGGAACCATAGTGAAAATATTTGCCACCATATCGACAATACTTTTATTTTGTTCGTGACCAATGCCAGTTATAATCGGTAATTTATAATTGGCAACGGCTTTACTCAATTCATAATCATCAAAACAAATAAATCCAGTATCATCTCCACCACCACGAATAATGGCAACTGCATCATATTCTTCCCGTCGTTTATCTATTGCTTGAAGTTGATTCAACATTGATTTAGCCGCTTCATTTCCTTGCATGATAGCAGGAAAATCGGTTAAAGTAAATTTATACCCATATTTATTTTCAAGAAGAGCTGCTTTAAAATCGGAATAACCCTTTGTATTTACAGAAGAAATTAGTGCGATTCTTTGTATAACAGATGGACGATCTAATTTTTTATTATTGGTTTCGTAAATGCCGGGCTCAATTAGTCTAATTACTTTTTCTTTTTCAAGCCTTATCAATGTTTTAAGTTTCTCATCCTGAATTTTACCGAGAGTATAATTATGATCGATAGAATTCATTATTAATGATAAACCATAAATCGGATGTAACTCAACTTTCACTTTTAATAAAACTTCAATTCCGTTTTCAAATTTAAGCCCAGTTTTTCTCTCAAATTCCGTTAGCTGATAAACACTTCCTCTAAAAATACATGTCTTTATTTCCGCAGTAATAACTCCATTCCTCCTTTCAATTAATCGAGGATATAGATGTTTGTTGGGTTCGATTCCATTATAATTAGATATCTCACCAATAACATAAAAATATGTATTCAGATTAGCATCTAGAACCCCTTTCACCAATGAAATAAGTTCAGAGAGCCTATATTGTTTATTTTCTTCCATATTAAAAACTAACTTCTTTTAAATGTAGGTATTCAAATAATTTAAATGTTGTAATAATATCTTGTTTATTATGGTCTATGATTGGAATAACAGTACCAATATTGCCAGTTGACATGTATGCACTATAAAAAGACGGAACAAGAAATCCAGGAACATCTCCTCTTCTATGATGTCCCAATATTTCGCTTTCTAATGTTTTTAATTTGTAATCATAACAAACACCATCAAAAGCCCGTTTGCAAAAATAATACATGTCAAAATGGGCATGATCTATTAGAAGGTCTATTCCTAAAGAATTTGCCCTTGACTTAATTAGAGGCACATCAAAAGAAGCTCCATTATAAGTAAGCAAAACGTTTTTACCTTTCAGATAATCTTTAAGGTGAAAGAAGATTGCACCTTCCTCATCTAAATCTCTAGCTAATAGTTGATCTACATTAAATTTCCCATCTCTCATGTAACCAATTCCAATAAGAAATGCCGGGCTATTGAAACCTAATGTTTCCAAATCAATCACAATAAAATCTTCAGGATTAAAAAAACTTGAAACTGAAAATCCGGTAGTATTGTATTTGGGGTAATCATTTCTTCGCCTTACCCATTTATGAATTGAATGCCCATCATGGTTATCTATAATTGATAAAAGCTCCTTTGCTTTAAATTGAAATTTATGATGACTCAATAAATCTTCGATCTTTTTATAACCGAAAGTTTTTAATTCTTTTTCCTTTAACTTTGCTATTCCATCAATTAGGGTAAGCTCAGCGTACAATAAATTTTTAGCTGATTCTTTATTTACAACAGGAAAATCAATTTGTTCAGTATTTGTAATTAAATAAAATGATCCTTCTTTATTCTTGACCTCTTGGCCGAATAAATATTTTTCAAGTTTTATTCCTTTAAAATGCTTTTGGTATTTTCTTTCATCATAGCCGAATTTAGAATAGTCAATACTTTTTAAGGTTGAAGGCGCAGGAGATTTCTTTTTAGTAATCTTCTTTACAGTAACTGTCTTTGGCTTTGCCTGACGAGGATTTTTGGCGGTTTTGCTACCAACTTTAATTACTTTTTTACCTTTGACTAACTTTCCCATTGCTTAGTTATTAATAAATATTTCCTGTTCTAATCCCTTTTTATATTTGTCAATAAGTGCAATTAACTTTATAATTTCTTTTTCTGTAATTTGTTTTTTATCAGGCCTTCTTTCTAGTTGCCTATTATATAACTCTCTATTTCCATTAGTTTTTAATAAACTTTCGATATAATCTGGAATAAAAAATGAGGCTTTTTCATTCAAGTGCTTTTTATATTCATTAAGATAAATATTAATCCCCTCAAAGTCGAAATCTCCGAAGTGCATATATTTATTGGGAATCCGTCCTAACCACTTTACTAAGTCCTTATTTTGCGGATATCGAGACACAAACAGTGGAGAAATATTTTTGAATAAGGATTTCTGCTTTTGTATTTCTTTAAAATTTTCCGGGTTTTCAATTCCGACAATTGTTATGTTGGCCGGAACTTTTAAATGCTCATAATCATATATAAAAGTGTATGTTCCTTCTAAAGGATTAATTATAAATGACTTATCAGAAAGAAGCGCATCAATTGGTTGATAGCAATTAACTAGAAATCCTTTAAATGTCCTAACCTGCTTTAACTTGGAATCCGAACTTATTAAAACTGATTCATTTCTTGTTCCTGTATCATTTTTTTGATACTCAATATAATTTTCTAAACTGGAAATTCCAAAGTGATTCGCAATGTATGCAGTTAAACTTTCCGGCTTATTTACATAATACATTCGTTGACTTTTACCAATATTTCTAACTTGTATTACACCATCCTCTATTAATCCGGCTATTACAGCATGTTTGAGTTTACTTGATGGTATTTCTACCTTATCAAGCATCTGTTTTAATTTTTTCGCTATGTTCAATGGTAAAGTCATGCTAAAGCGTGATTTGTAATAATTCTTTTTATTTTAGAAAAGCTTTTTTCATCCTTTTCAAGTTTATAAATGTGTTTGTAATCAATTGCATTATTTTCCGTTGGAGAACCATTGACCAAAAGAATATTACGATCATTAGCAAATTTTAATATCCCTTTGATATTGTTAGGATGAAGCTTGCCTATTTCATCCATAACACAGTGTAATCTGAAATCTTTAAACCTCTTGGATGCCCCATCTTTAAAAACATTCAAGAGCATAATATTTATCATGGCTTTAACAAGAATGTCTGTGCCATCACTTCCTACATTTGCGAGCTTCTCAACCCATCCGGTATCGTTTTGGTTTTCCTGAATCCTGAACTTTAATTCAAAGGAATCTGAAAGCGAGATAGTTTTCTTTCCAAAAGTTGTAATTTGCTTAATTAGTTCTTTAAGCAGATCAACCGCCTTTTTGTTTTTTGCACCTTGGTCATTACCGGAAAATAAGTTTGGAGTGCCTAATTCATTTATATTTTCATCATTGAACTTTTTTATAGCGAGCAATATACTCACAACAGGGTTGCTACTATTATCCCATTGTAATTCTATTTTTTTGATCGCCCCAACAAAATTTCTTTGTTCAAAATCCTTATTAATACTATGAATTATCTTTTGAATTTCTCCTCCTTTGGACATTAAACTTCCAGTTTCCTTGCCTATGGACGTAATTATAGAAGCAAAGCGTTCATTTATTCTTTTTTCAAATTGTTCTATTTTTCTTTCTTCAATGAAATCATTTAGTTCATCCGCAAACTGAACATATTCTATTGAATCAATCAAAATAATTTTAAAATTAAAAATATTCTTTTCCGAAAAATTACCTAAAAACTTATTTATTGATTCTTTCATTTCACCCAGCCGATCTTTTCGGGAATAATCTTTTTGTTCCAATTCTCGAATTAGTTCCCGACCGGGTTTATTAACGGCATTTTCCTCCTTTGGGTCTGAAAGATAAATGTTAAGGTCAGAATAGCTTTCAGAATTCCTGCTCTTAAATAAATCCAGCTCATTTAAATCTGCCCCATAATCTTCCAGAATTTTTTTTAATTCTGAAATTACTCGTGTAAGTTCGGTGAGTTCAGTAAATAATGATCCCTTTTGTTGCGTATGTTTTTGCTGTTCATTAATAAGCTGCTCTTGTAAACTCTTCTTTTTAATTTTGAACTCTTCCTCTTTATCAAATAATTCTCTCTTGTCTTTTTTGTATTCTACAACCTTGTCCCAATTATTTTCTATATACTCAAGTTTCGCTTTTAACTTTTCTAATTGTTTATCAATTTCTGCGATCCTAGAGGTATTTGCACCTTTATCGGAAAGCTCCTTTTTTTGCTTCTCCTTTATTTCTAGTTCTCGTTGTGAATACTCGGCTTTTTTTGTTTTAAAAGTTGTATCGATTTCAGCCTTGGCTTCAATAGTCTTTCTTTCTTCTTCACGTATCAGGTTGTCTTTCTCCGCTTGTTTTGCCTTCTCCTCAAGAGAAATTTGCTCTTCCAATGCTTTTAGCTTCCTTCCTGCTACTATTATTTCTTCTGACAGTTGATCTATTTGTTTTTGTATTTCCTTCAATAAACTATGTTTCTCATTGGCAGCTTTTTGAGTTAGATCGTTTAGTGTGTTAGTCGCCTCTTCAGTTTTGGCGGTGTTGGTTTCAATTGTATAATTATACTCATTAATTAAATCCTT is drawn from Bacteroidota bacterium and contains these coding sequences:
- the xseB gene encoding exodeoxyribonuclease VII small subunit, with the translated sequence MKKEMATLTYKKASEELQKIVSDIEDGKVSIDNLYAKLERAKELIEICQSKLKQTDGEVKKLLSKK
- the xseA gene encoding exodeoxyribonuclease VII large subunit, whose protein sequence is MEENKQYRLSELISLVKGVLDANLNTYFYVIGEISNYNGIEPNKHLYPRLIERRNGVITAEIKTCIFRGSVYQLTEFERKTGLKFENGIEVLLKVKVELHPIYGLSLIMNSIDHNYTLGKIQDEKLKTLIRLEKEKVIRLIEPGIYETNNKKLDRPSVIQRIALISSVNTKGYSDFKAALLENKYGYKFTLTDFPAIMQGNEAAKSMLNQLQAIDKRREEYDAVAIIRGGGDDTGFICFDDYELSKAVANYKLPIITGIGHEQNKSIVDMVANIFTMVPAMAAKSIIEHNKDFENSIVELGHQIANASKEVIDSERHELVELDGQLKHGFKLLIQNEKDTLNQLIRDVKNFSPENTLARGYAIITFEGNILNDTKQLKSGNKIKTITSSSIIESNITKIEKRNGNINL
- a CDS encoding ribonuclease H-like domain-containing protein, which translates into the protein MGKLVKGKKVIKVGSKTAKNPRQAKPKTVTVKKITKKKSPAPSTLKSIDYSKFGYDERKYQKHFKGIKLEKYLFGQEVKNKEGSFYLITNTEQIDFPVVNKESAKNLLYAELTLIDGIAKLKEKELKTFGYKKIEDLLSHHKFQFKAKELLSIIDNHDGHSIHKWVRRRNDYPKYNTTGFSVSSFFNPEDFIVIDLETLGFNSPAFLIGIGYMRDGKFNVDQLLARDLDEEGAIFFHLKDYLKGKNVLLTYNGASFDVPLIKSRANSLGIDLLIDHAHFDMYYFCKRAFDGVCYDYKLKTLESEILGHHRRGDVPGFLVPSFYSAYMSTGNIGTVIPIIDHNKQDIITTFKLFEYLHLKEVSF
- a CDS encoding ATP-binding protein: MESEIIKLKTKYQPKIKASKDLINEYNYTIETNTAKTEEATNTLNDLTQKAANEKHSLLKEIQKQIDQLSEEIIVAGRKLKALEEQISLEEKAKQAEKDNLIREEERKTIEAKAEIDTTFKTKKAEYSQRELEIKEKQKKELSDKGANTSRIAEIDKQLEKLKAKLEYIENNWDKVVEYKKDKRELFDKEEEFKIKKKSLQEQLINEQQKHTQQKGSLFTELTELTRVISELKKILEDYGADLNELDLFKSRNSESYSDLNIYLSDPKEENAVNKPGRELIRELEQKDYSRKDRLGEMKESINKFLGNFSEKNIFNFKIILIDSIEYVQFADELNDFIEERKIEQFEKRINERFASIITSIGKETGSLMSKGGEIQKIIHSINKDFEQRNFVGAIKKIELQWDNSSNPVVSILLAIKKFNDENINELGTPNLFSGNDQGAKNKKAVDLLKELIKQITTFGKKTISLSDSFELKFRIQENQNDTGWVEKLANVGSDGTDILVKAMINIMLLNVFKDGASKRFKDFRLHCVMDEIGKLHPNNIKGILKFANDRNILLVNGSPTENNAIDYKHIYKLEKDEKSFSKIKRIITNHALA